One segment of Gordonia terrae DNA contains the following:
- the gcvT gene encoding glycine cleavage system aminomethyltransferase GcvT, which yields MKATPLAAEHERLDAQMTDFAGWNMPLKYRGHTEEHNAVRTTAGLFDLSHMAEIAVRGPHAGAFLDHALVGEMSVVDNGRAKYSLLCAETGHVLDDLVVYRLAAEDFLVVANASNRETVVSELLSRAAAFDVSVTDQSDETALIALQGPRSAEILLPLVADARRESVHDLKYYAIVAADVSDVGVLVARTGYTGEDGFEIYVHSDHCAHVWRSLLKAGQALGAQPAGLAARDTLRLEAGMALYGHELDSSITPYEANLSRIVRLHKDFVGADALRKIAEEPPRRVLVGLVGAGRRAARSGYAITSRSDGRDIGVITSGSFSPTLGHPIAMGYVDSAFGEVGTTVDIGVRGTPHEFTVTALPFYKRSRR from the coding sequence ATGAAAGCCACCCCGCTCGCCGCCGAGCATGAGCGGCTCGACGCCCAGATGACCGACTTCGCCGGCTGGAACATGCCGCTGAAGTACCGCGGTCACACCGAAGAGCACAACGCCGTACGAACCACCGCAGGTCTGTTCGACCTCTCCCACATGGCCGAGATCGCTGTACGAGGTCCGCATGCCGGAGCGTTCCTCGACCACGCCCTCGTCGGCGAGATGAGTGTCGTCGACAACGGTCGCGCCAAGTACTCGCTGTTGTGCGCCGAGACCGGCCACGTGCTCGACGACCTCGTCGTCTATCGGCTGGCCGCAGAAGACTTCCTGGTGGTGGCCAACGCGTCCAACCGCGAGACTGTGGTCTCCGAATTGCTCAGCCGCGCAGCCGCGTTCGACGTGTCGGTCACGGACCAATCCGACGAGACGGCGCTGATAGCGCTACAGGGTCCACGCTCCGCGGAGATCCTCCTCCCGCTCGTCGCCGATGCCAGACGAGAGTCTGTGCATGACCTCAAGTACTACGCGATCGTCGCCGCCGACGTGAGTGATGTCGGTGTGCTCGTGGCGCGCACCGGGTACACCGGCGAGGACGGCTTCGAGATCTACGTGCACTCCGACCACTGCGCACACGTCTGGCGCTCGCTCCTGAAGGCCGGACAAGCCCTCGGAGCTCAACCCGCCGGGCTCGCCGCGCGCGACACCCTGCGGTTGGAAGCCGGGATGGCTCTCTATGGCCACGAACTGGACTCCTCCATCACTCCCTATGAGGCGAACCTGAGTCGAATCGTGCGCTTGCACAAAGACTTTGTCGGTGCCGACGCGTTGCGGAAGATTGCCGAAGAACCGCCGCGACGGGTACTCGTCGGACTGGTGGGCGCCGGCAGGCGAGCCGCACGCTCCGGGTATGCAATCACCTCACGATCGGACGGTCGCGACATCGGCGTCATCACTTCCGGTTCGTTCTCGCCGACCCTCGGTCACCCCATCGCGATGGGTTATGTCGACTCGGCGTTCGGCGAGGTCGGCACGACCGTCGACATCGGGGTCCGGGGCACCCCGCACGAGTTCACAGTCACTGCCCTGCCGTTCTACAAGCGTTCCCGACGCTGA
- the gcvH gene encoding glycine cleavage system protein GcvH: protein MTNPALPENLSYTAEHEWIALAPGAEQTGDPVRVGITALAVENLGDLVYLELPDVGSTVTVGESCGEVESTKTVSELYPPVTGKVSIINTAAVENPEVVTSDPYGEGWLFAVIPDEVGELWTAAKYASEYGVQ from the coding sequence ATGACCAACCCAGCACTCCCGGAGAATCTTTCGTACACGGCTGAGCACGAGTGGATCGCGCTGGCCCCGGGCGCCGAGCAGACCGGTGATCCGGTCCGTGTCGGAATCACCGCACTCGCCGTGGAGAATCTCGGCGACCTCGTCTACCTGGAGCTTCCCGATGTGGGCAGCACCGTGACCGTCGGCGAGTCCTGCGGCGAGGTCGAGTCCACCAAGACCGTTTCCGAGCTCTACCCGCCGGTGACCGGAAAGGTGTCGATCATCAACACCGCCGCGGTCGAGAACCCGGAGGTCGTCACGTCCGATCCGTACGGCGAGGGATGGCTGTTCGCCGTCATTCCCGACGAGGTCGGCGAACTGTGGACTGCTGCGAAGTACGCGTCCGAGTACGGAGTCCAGTGA
- the glyA gene encoding serine hydroxymethyltransferase, with translation MTVLSQSLAEFDPEVTELIDDELRRQQDGLEMIASENYAPVSVMQAQGSVLTNKYAEGYPGRRYYGGCEFVDAIEQIAIDRVKQLFAAEYANVQPHSGATANAAVMHALIKPGDTILGLALPHGGHLTHGMRINFSGRLYDVAAYEVSPDDHRIDMAAVAAAARQHRPKLIIAGWSAYPRRLDFEAFREIADEVGALLMVDMAHFAGLVAAGLHPSPVPHAHVVTSTTHKTLGGPRGGIILTNDADVAKKINSAVFPGQQGGPLEHVIAAKAAAFKMALEPAFADRQRQTLSGAAILAERLGRDDVSRRGISVVTGGTDVHLVLVDLRNADFDGKEAEDRLAAVDITVNRNAVPFDPRPPMVTSGLRIGTPALASRGFTDEDFREVADIIATALTAEAARLDAVLPELRDRVRLLARQHPLYPELST, from the coding sequence ATGACGGTGCTGTCGCAATCTCTCGCCGAGTTCGACCCCGAGGTGACCGAGCTCATCGACGACGAGCTGCGACGCCAGCAAGACGGTCTGGAGATGATCGCCTCGGAGAACTACGCACCCGTTTCGGTCATGCAGGCCCAGGGGTCGGTCTTGACCAACAAGTATGCGGAGGGTTACCCGGGGCGCAGGTACTACGGCGGATGTGAGTTTGTCGACGCGATCGAGCAGATCGCGATCGATCGCGTCAAGCAGCTGTTCGCCGCCGAATACGCCAATGTGCAGCCGCATTCGGGGGCGACGGCAAACGCAGCGGTGATGCACGCGCTGATCAAGCCCGGCGACACGATTCTCGGACTGGCGCTGCCGCACGGCGGACACCTCACCCACGGCATGCGTATCAACTTCTCCGGGCGGCTCTATGACGTGGCCGCCTACGAGGTGTCGCCGGATGACCACCGCATCGACATGGCGGCAGTGGCTGCGGCCGCCCGGCAGCATCGCCCCAAGCTGATCATCGCGGGCTGGTCGGCCTACCCACGTCGGCTGGACTTCGAGGCGTTCCGCGAGATCGCCGACGAAGTGGGCGCTCTGCTGATGGTGGACATGGCGCACTTCGCCGGATTGGTCGCGGCCGGGCTGCACCCGTCACCGGTGCCACACGCCCATGTCGTCACCTCCACCACGCACAAGACCCTCGGGGGCCCGCGCGGCGGGATCATCCTCACCAACGATGCCGACGTGGCGAAGAAGATCAACTCCGCTGTCTTCCCCGGCCAGCAGGGTGGCCCGCTGGAACACGTGATCGCCGCCAAGGCGGCGGCTTTCAAGATGGCACTCGAGCCGGCTTTCGCCGACAGGCAACGCCAGACCCTGAGTGGTGCGGCGATCCTCGCCGAACGGCTGGGCCGCGACGACGTATCCCGCCGCGGTATCAGCGTCGTCACCGGAGGCACCGACGTCCACCTGGTGCTCGTCGACCTCCGCAACGCCGACTTCGACGGCAAGGAAGCCGAGGACCGTCTGGCCGCGGTGGACATCACGGTCAACCGCAACGCTGTTCCCTTCGATCCTCGGCCCCCGATGGTGACGTCCGGTCTGCGGATCGGAACGCCGGCGCTCGCCTCGCGCGGGTTCACCGACGAGGATTTCCGCGAGGTCGCCGACATCATCGCCACCGCGTTGACCGCCGAAGCCGCCCGGCTGGACGCGGTACTCCCCGAGCTACGGGATCGGGTCCGGTTGCTGGCGCGCCAACATCCGCTGTATCCGGAACTGTCGACATGA
- a CDS encoding L-serine ammonia-lyase, with amino-acid sequence MTVSAFDLFSVGIGPSSSHTVGPMRAAATFVEELRSERVLDYVDEVVVTVFGSLAATGRGHGTFDAIMLGLEGLEPETISVETKDVTRRRQEATGYVRLGGDREIPLRVADIFEKPDVVLDRHPNAMSFVAESDRNGELHSQTYYSVGGGFIVVGDECADGAADGDQWSPWAFDSAADLLALTARHGLGISEIMMRHEQYRRPATEVAKQLLHIRDVMHECQRNGMARTGTLPGGLNVQRRAHTWYTRLALEDPDRSFEHAEAWVNLVAMAVNEENASGGRVVTAPTNGAAGIIPAVLHYAENYTPRGCSDPDGVAIDFLLTASAIGSLYKKRASISGAEVGCQGEVGSAASMAAAALAQIMGGSPQKVENAAEIAMEHCLGLTCDPIGGLVQIPCIERNAISANKAITAARMALRGDGTHRVTLDEVIETMRTTGLDMHSKYKETSTGGLAINVAVNIVEC; translated from the coding sequence ATGACCGTGAGCGCATTCGACCTGTTCTCCGTCGGCATCGGACCGTCGAGTTCGCATACCGTGGGCCCGATGCGCGCCGCGGCGACGTTCGTCGAAGAGCTGCGTTCCGAGCGCGTTCTCGACTATGTCGACGAGGTCGTCGTCACGGTGTTCGGCTCTCTTGCGGCAACGGGGAGAGGTCACGGGACCTTCGATGCGATCATGCTCGGCCTCGAGGGCCTCGAGCCGGAGACCATCAGCGTCGAAACAAAGGATGTGACGCGTCGTCGTCAAGAGGCCACCGGATACGTTCGTCTGGGGGGAGATCGCGAGATCCCCCTCCGGGTGGCAGACATCTTCGAGAAGCCCGACGTGGTACTGGACCGACATCCGAACGCGATGTCCTTCGTCGCCGAATCTGACCGCAATGGCGAACTCCATTCGCAGACATACTATTCCGTCGGCGGCGGATTCATCGTCGTAGGCGACGAGTGTGCGGATGGGGCCGCAGACGGCGACCAGTGGTCACCGTGGGCTTTCGACTCCGCCGCCGATCTGCTGGCGCTGACCGCGCGGCACGGGCTGGGCATCAGCGAGATCATGATGCGGCACGAGCAGTACCGGCGGCCCGCGACCGAAGTGGCAAAGCAGCTACTGCACATCCGTGACGTCATGCACGAGTGCCAGCGCAACGGGATGGCCCGGACGGGAACACTTCCGGGCGGCCTGAATGTGCAGCGTCGCGCGCACACCTGGTACACGCGGCTCGCGCTCGAGGACCCGGATAGGAGCTTCGAACACGCCGAGGCGTGGGTGAATCTGGTCGCGATGGCCGTGAACGAGGAGAACGCATCGGGGGGTCGGGTGGTCACCGCCCCGACGAACGGTGCGGCCGGGATCATTCCCGCGGTGTTGCACTATGCCGAGAACTACACACCCAGAGGGTGTTCGGACCCGGACGGGGTCGCCATCGACTTTCTCCTCACCGCGAGTGCGATCGGCTCGTTGTACAAGAAGCGCGCATCGATATCGGGCGCGGAGGTCGGATGTCAGGGCGAGGTGGGGTCCGCCGCGTCGATGGCGGCCGCGGCGCTGGCGCAGATCATGGGCGGTTCGCCGCAGAAGGTCGAGAACGCTGCCGAGATCGCGATGGAGCACTGTCTGGGCCTGACATGCGATCCGATCGGTGGACTGGTGCAGATCCCGTGCATCGAGCGGAATGCTATCTCGGCGAACAAGGCGATCACAGCCGCTCGGATGGCGTTGCGCGGGGACGGAACCCATCGGGTGACACTCGACGAGGTCATCGAGACTATGCGTACGACCGGCCTCGACATGCACAGCAAGTACAAGGAGACGTCAACCGGTGGCCTGGCGATCAATGTTGCGGTGAACATCGTCGAGTGCTGA
- the rarD gene encoding EamA family transporter RarD: protein MLTDRATSRTVVPRGLGGLAAGVGAYGIWGLFPAYFGLLGFTDGGQVVAYRVIATAALMFVVILATRRLRDLKEVTPRGWALVCIGAVLISLNWGVYVYAVESNQVVGAALGYFINPLLSVVLAVLFFHERLSRAQVVAVVVAAVAVVVLTVDHGSPPWVALLLAGTFAAYGAVKKVTHLRPTVGLAAEGLVSWPFAVMYLAVVALGGTTSAMAHGWWSSTLMLLLGPITAVPLVLFGVAAHRLPLVSLGLLQYLTPAMQMVWGVVVGHEPMSVTRWCGFALIWTALAIFSVDTLRRRREPPPVGTSSWADNSGKLDSPNGRA, encoded by the coding sequence GTGCTGACCGATCGGGCGACATCGCGAACCGTGGTTCCTCGGGGCCTCGGTGGATTGGCTGCCGGGGTCGGCGCTTATGGGATCTGGGGGCTGTTTCCCGCATACTTCGGCCTACTCGGCTTCACCGACGGAGGGCAGGTGGTCGCCTACCGGGTCATCGCCACCGCTGCGCTGATGTTCGTGGTCATCCTCGCCACCCGTCGACTGCGCGACCTCAAAGAGGTCACTCCGCGCGGCTGGGCGCTGGTCTGCATCGGCGCAGTGCTGATCTCGCTGAACTGGGGTGTCTATGTCTACGCGGTGGAAAGCAATCAGGTGGTCGGCGCCGCGCTGGGGTACTTCATCAATCCATTGCTGAGTGTCGTACTCGCGGTCCTCTTCTTCCATGAAAGACTCAGTCGCGCCCAGGTTGTGGCCGTCGTCGTGGCCGCCGTCGCGGTCGTCGTCCTCACCGTCGACCATGGCTCGCCGCCCTGGGTGGCGTTGCTCCTCGCCGGGACCTTCGCGGCCTACGGAGCGGTGAAGAAGGTAACTCACCTTCGTCCTACGGTGGGACTCGCCGCCGAAGGCCTGGTCAGTTGGCCGTTCGCGGTGATGTACCTGGCGGTGGTCGCGCTCGGGGGCACCACGAGTGCAATGGCGCACGGTTGGTGGAGTTCGACGCTGATGCTGCTCCTCGGGCCGATCACGGCGGTGCCTTTGGTGTTGTTCGGGGTGGCAGCGCATCGGCTACCGCTCGTCAGTCTCGGCCTCCTGCAGTACCTGACGCCGGCGATGCAGATGGTGTGGGGAGTCGTGGTCGGGCATGAACCGATGTCGGTGACCAGGTGGTGCGGTTTCGCGCTCATCTGGACGGCCCTCGCCATCTTCAGCGTGGACACCCTGCGCCGCCGTCGTGAACCTCCGCCGGTTGGCACGTCCAGCTGGGCTGACAACTCGGGCAAATTGGACTCGCCGAACGGAAGAGCGTGA
- a CDS encoding APC family permease has protein sequence MSIEEPGVSARRKRAAADTRSDDDAHLEALGYENQFERKMSLSANFALGFVYLSPMVSVVSIFALGLSSAGPPAIFWILLIGAGQLLVALVFGEVVSQYPLAGGLYQWGRRLWGGRYSWWMAWIYICGITIGITTTALFSSDFIASLFAGTASSPSVTPTDGQRLGITLAMIAICLAVNLTGTKTLARVSQIGLACEVAGIVIVGLYLLIFQRKNDFGVFFDTFGTAGDSPYFFAFLGASLVGLYMFYGFESCGEVAEETPNPARAIPKAMIMTVVFGGLFAILAFAGYVLAAPNLQAIVDGEDSNPIPTILQDSIGTVGTKLFLISVLTAFVAGVMGQQAAVSRLVYSFGRDNMFPGAPFFAKTSKRHIPSNALIAVNVVPVALVIFVFFEPGSQFRIAAFQMLAGYFAFQMVVFAALRMRLKGWKPGGPWTLGKFGIVINVAALVYGILAMLVLAKPSSDPGLAFYDRWIALIGFLVVAGVGLAYLLIAKPERNSTAPEGDAIEVSERLRSARNR, from the coding sequence ATGTCCATCGAAGAACCAGGCGTATCGGCGCGCCGGAAGCGCGCGGCCGCCGACACTCGCAGTGATGACGACGCCCATCTCGAAGCGCTTGGGTACGAGAACCAGTTCGAACGCAAGATGAGCCTGTCGGCGAACTTTGCGCTCGGTTTCGTCTACCTGTCACCGATGGTCAGCGTGGTGTCCATCTTCGCGCTGGGGCTTTCCTCGGCGGGCCCCCCGGCCATTTTCTGGATTCTGCTGATCGGAGCGGGACAGCTCCTCGTCGCTCTCGTGTTCGGCGAGGTGGTCTCCCAGTACCCCCTCGCGGGCGGCCTCTATCAGTGGGGTCGACGACTATGGGGTGGTCGGTACTCATGGTGGATGGCCTGGATCTACATCTGCGGCATCACAATCGGTATCACCACCACGGCGCTCTTCAGCTCAGATTTCATCGCCAGCCTGTTCGCGGGGACCGCTTCGAGCCCCTCGGTCACCCCGACTGATGGGCAACGGCTCGGCATCACCCTCGCCATGATCGCAATCTGCCTCGCCGTCAACCTGACCGGCACGAAAACGTTGGCACGGGTGTCCCAGATCGGTCTGGCATGCGAGGTGGCAGGTATCGTCATCGTGGGGCTGTATCTTCTGATCTTCCAGCGCAAGAACGATTTCGGGGTCTTCTTCGACACTTTCGGTACCGCTGGAGACAGTCCGTACTTCTTCGCCTTCCTCGGTGCATCGCTGGTCGGCTTGTACATGTTCTACGGCTTCGAGTCCTGTGGTGAGGTCGCCGAGGAGACTCCGAATCCCGCCCGCGCGATCCCGAAGGCCATGATCATGACCGTGGTGTTCGGCGGACTGTTCGCAATTCTGGCGTTCGCCGGGTACGTCCTGGCCGCACCCAATCTGCAGGCGATTGTCGATGGTGAAGACAGCAACCCGATTCCGACGATCCTGCAGGACAGCATCGGCACCGTCGGGACCAAGCTCTTCCTGATCTCAGTCCTGACCGCGTTCGTGGCGGGTGTCATGGGCCAGCAGGCTGCGGTGAGTCGATTGGTCTACTCGTTCGGGCGGGACAACATGTTCCCCGGAGCGCCGTTCTTCGCCAAGACCTCGAAGCGGCACATCCCCAGTAACGCATTGATCGCGGTCAACGTCGTACCGGTGGCTCTGGTGATCTTCGTCTTCTTCGAACCGGGGTCGCAATTCCGGATCGCGGCCTTCCAGATGCTGGCGGGGTACTTCGCCTTCCAGATGGTGGTCTTCGCTGCCCTGCGTATGCGGCTCAAGGGCTGGAAGCCAGGCGGCCCGTGGACTCTCGGCAAGTTCGGGATCGTCATCAATGTCGCTGCGCTCGTCTACGGAATCCTCGCGATGCTGGTGCTGGCCAAGCCCAGCTCCGACCCTGGCCTCGCGTTCTACGATCGGTGGATCGCTCTCATCGGCTTCCTGGTCGTAGCAGGAGTCGGCCTGGCCTACCTGCTGATAGCCAAGCCGGAGCGCAATTCGACGGCACCGGAGGGTGACGCGATCGAGGTCTCCGAGCGACTGCGAAGCGCTCGCAACCGGTAG
- a CDS encoding putative nucleotidyltransferase substrate binding domain-containing protein → MREYVEFLGAHSPYDRLDSGDLRSLAETVEVEFFAAGTMIVPVGAEPLDQMSVIRTGSVQVLDRGREVDLLTTGDTFGHVSVLSGLAPSMAVRAVEDTVCYRIPDPRSVLRHPEVLQYSHYGSVTARDRLISVGGAVNRLERPLGEVTKGVLWCESDDSIRTVAQEITRAGQSCAIFVRGDEIGIVTDDDFRKRVATGEVPVDQPVHTIASIPALSVSSDYTVSAAYLRMVEFGIHHLVVTDGRGRPTGIARVVDIAATDVSHPLVIRSAAANARTLDELADAAKLLSPTLVELWDAGVPPMHLAAVLSTMNEAVFRRMVELRTADDELWQSITPSWMLLGSLGRREPLPNSDLDTAVAWEVADDCREVDHAALKAASRAIVDDAQSCGLQPCRQGLNVSNDLFNRSAAGWAEAVRRWRAEPEDDDSVMMVSTMLDARPLTYARLTRPLKSALSASAGRDAYGRTLTMNALRQRPPAGFVREFVIEHIGRRRSLNLKKAALRPAASVARAVAFRAGDASGSTLRRISTARDAGLLNPTEADDLGSAYQHCFGLVVEHQIAALREHREISSCLDPATIAGPERRQLRDAFRAIRSVQDRIASDRYDKGTF, encoded by the coding sequence GTGCGTGAGTATGTGGAGTTCCTGGGTGCCCATTCGCCTTATGACCGTCTCGATTCCGGAGATCTCCGATCGCTGGCCGAGACCGTGGAGGTCGAGTTCTTCGCCGCCGGCACGATGATCGTGCCCGTAGGGGCCGAGCCGCTGGATCAGATGAGCGTGATCCGTACCGGCTCGGTGCAGGTCCTCGATCGCGGGCGCGAAGTCGACTTGTTGACCACAGGTGACACTTTCGGCCACGTCTCGGTGTTGTCCGGGCTCGCGCCCTCGATGGCAGTCCGTGCGGTCGAAGACACCGTTTGCTACCGGATCCCGGATCCGAGGAGCGTGCTGCGACATCCGGAGGTGTTGCAGTACAGCCATTATGGGTCGGTCACCGCGCGAGATCGCTTGATCTCGGTGGGAGGCGCGGTCAACCGGCTCGAGCGGCCGCTGGGCGAGGTCACCAAAGGTGTCCTGTGGTGCGAGTCGGATGACTCCATCAGGACTGTGGCGCAGGAGATCACGCGGGCCGGCCAGTCGTGCGCGATCTTCGTCCGAGGTGACGAGATCGGAATCGTCACCGACGACGACTTCCGGAAGCGGGTGGCCACCGGCGAGGTGCCGGTGGATCAGCCGGTCCACACCATCGCCAGCATTCCGGCGCTGTCGGTCTCCAGCGACTACACCGTGAGCGCGGCATACCTGCGTATGGTCGAGTTCGGGATACACCATCTCGTCGTTACCGACGGGCGAGGCCGCCCGACCGGGATCGCCCGCGTCGTCGACATCGCCGCCACCGATGTGAGCCATCCCCTGGTGATCCGGAGTGCCGCGGCGAACGCCCGAACTCTCGACGAACTCGCCGACGCGGCAAAACTGTTGAGTCCGACCCTCGTCGAACTCTGGGATGCCGGCGTCCCGCCCATGCATCTGGCCGCCGTCCTCTCGACGATGAACGAGGCCGTGTTTCGGCGGATGGTCGAACTCCGGACCGCCGATGACGAACTGTGGCAGTCGATCACGCCATCGTGGATGCTGCTGGGATCGCTCGGTCGTCGAGAGCCGCTGCCGAATTCGGACCTCGACACCGCGGTGGCCTGGGAGGTTGCCGACGACTGCCGGGAGGTCGACCACGCGGCCCTCAAGGCAGCGTCTCGTGCGATCGTCGACGACGCGCAGTCATGCGGCTTGCAACCCTGCCGGCAGGGCCTGAATGTGTCGAACGACCTGTTCAACCGGTCTGCGGCAGGCTGGGCCGAGGCGGTCCGTCGGTGGCGGGCCGAGCCCGAGGACGACGACTCGGTCATGATGGTCTCGACCATGCTCGACGCGCGACCCCTGACCTACGCCCGGCTCACCCGGCCGCTGAAGTCGGCGCTGTCTGCTTCGGCAGGACGCGATGCCTACGGCCGAACCCTCACGATGAATGCGCTACGCCAGCGCCCGCCTGCCGGTTTCGTGCGCGAGTTCGTCATCGAGCACATCGGACGCCGGCGCAGCCTCAACCTGAAGAAGGCGGCACTCCGTCCGGCCGCCTCGGTGGCGCGCGCAGTGGCATTCCGGGCCGGGGACGCCTCCGGGTCCACACTGAGACGCATCTCGACGGCACGCGATGCGGGCCTGCTGAATCCGACCGAGGCCGACGACCTGGGGAGCGCATACCAGCACTGCTTCGGACTCGTTGTCGAGCACCAGATCGCCGCGTTGCGGGAGCACCGCGAGATCTCTTCGTGCCTGGACCCGGCCACCATTGCAGGCCCAGAACGACGCCAACTCCGTGATGCGTTCCGCGCCATCAGATCAGTCCAGGATCGGATCGCGTCCGATCGTTACGACAAGGGGACATTCTGA
- a CDS encoding PolC-type DNA polymerase III — MLIRRRRRPDAQSAEPPTPSSWRSSKYLVIDLETSGLDPCTDQINSVGMVPIDHGRIICSDAQYSLVRSPRPISEESLKLHGIRNEDTASAPTLAECVDRMDELMRGRVLVAHGAHIERAFLRRAFRQTHREFAQSFIDTAILARDHLDIDMEPHQSVSLEFVAEQMNLPVHTPHHALGDAMTTAVLFIALATKLEDSLAGGASSLLSLCS; from the coding sequence ATGCTTATCCGCCGCCGCCGCCGGCCCGACGCCCAGTCGGCCGAACCGCCGACACCATCGTCGTGGCGATCGTCGAAGTACTTGGTCATCGATCTGGAGACCAGCGGACTCGATCCGTGCACCGACCAGATCAATTCTGTCGGTATGGTTCCCATCGATCATGGGCGGATCATCTGTTCGGACGCGCAGTATTCGTTGGTTCGCAGTCCGCGGCCGATCTCCGAGGAATCACTCAAGCTCCACGGAATCCGCAACGAAGACACCGCGTCCGCGCCGACGCTGGCCGAGTGCGTGGACCGGATGGACGAGCTGATGCGGGGACGGGTTCTCGTCGCACATGGCGCTCACATCGAGAGAGCGTTCTTGCGCAGGGCGTTTCGGCAGACCCACCGCGAGTTCGCACAATCGTTCATCGACACCGCGATCCTGGCGCGGGATCACCTCGACATCGACATGGAACCGCATCAGAGCGTATCGCTGGAATTCGTCGCCGAACAGATGAATCTACCGGTTCACACCCCCCACCATGCCCTGGGCGACGCCATGACCACAGCGGTTCTGTTCATCGCGCTGGCCACCAAACTCGAGGACTCGCTCGCGGGGGGCGCGAGCAGCTTGCTCTCACTGTGCTCATGA
- a CDS encoding response regulator transcription factor: MTTSDEPTCFGGGSPHLPHPTGWGIVGSSATTPDIQRPSRSDLVERLQEVYLHLEEGARSPRPHHALTQSRLLIADIIVTLDQAGSKLDGARIDDLLTVRELEIARAVGAGMPNRAIGQELWISETTVKFHLRNVMRKLVARNRSEVAAVIARTGA; the protein is encoded by the coding sequence ATGACCACGTCTGATGAGCCGACGTGCTTCGGCGGCGGCTCGCCCCACCTCCCTCATCCGACGGGGTGGGGCATCGTCGGCTCCTCGGCCACCACTCCGGACATACAGCGACCTAGCCGTTCGGATCTCGTCGAACGCCTGCAGGAGGTCTATCTCCATCTGGAAGAAGGGGCGCGGTCGCCTCGACCACACCATGCGCTCACCCAGTCCCGCCTGCTGATCGCCGACATCATCGTCACCCTGGACCAGGCCGGATCAAAGTTGGACGGTGCACGCATAGACGATCTCCTCACCGTCAGAGAGTTGGAGATCGCCCGAGCCGTCGGAGCAGGTATGCCCAATCGGGCGATCGGACAGGAACTCTGGATCTCCGAGACCACGGTCAAGTTCCACTTGCGCAATGTCATGCGAAAGCTGGTCGCTCGCAATCGAAGTGAGGTCGCGGCGGTCATCGCGCGAACGGGGGCCTGA
- a CDS encoding mycofactocin-coupled SDR family oxidoreductase, giving the protein MGQLDGQVVFISGVARGQGRSHALTLAKEGASVIGFDLCDDLTSTAYPGATDADLKETRRLLTEVGARSVLSHGDVRDYAQVEAAFQRGLDEFGRVDIIIPNAGLCAGGKTWELSEEAWRETIDINLTGVWHTVKAAVPTLIEQGEGGSVVFIGSTEALKGAENMSVYAASKHGVTGLMTSLSRELGQYNIRVNSVNPTCVDTNMIQNPYVWGLFQPDNPSPTRESVEPAFTGTHILPVPWMEPIDVSRAILYLVGESGRYITASTLTIDAGFIVKS; this is encoded by the coding sequence ATGGGACAGCTGGACGGTCAGGTCGTATTCATCTCCGGAGTCGCGCGAGGTCAAGGACGCTCGCACGCACTAACACTCGCCAAAGAGGGCGCCTCCGTCATCGGCTTCGACCTGTGCGACGACCTCACCTCCACCGCCTACCCCGGTGCCACCGACGCCGACCTGAAGGAGACCCGCCGGTTGCTGACCGAGGTCGGCGCACGTTCGGTGTTGTCGCATGGTGACGTCCGGGACTACGCGCAGGTCGAGGCCGCGTTCCAGCGCGGTCTCGATGAGTTCGGGCGAGTGGACATCATCATTCCCAACGCCGGCTTGTGCGCGGGCGGCAAGACGTGGGAGCTGTCCGAAGAAGCGTGGCGGGAGACCATCGACATCAACCTCACCGGCGTCTGGCACACGGTGAAGGCCGCGGTGCCGACGCTGATCGAGCAGGGCGAGGGCGGATCGGTGGTCTTCATCGGATCCACCGAGGCCCTCAAGGGCGCCGAGAACATGTCGGTCTACGCGGCGTCGAAGCATGGCGTCACCGGGTTGATGACGAGCCTGTCTCGCGAATTGGGTCAGTACAACATCCGCGTCAATTCGGTGAACCCCACCTGCGTCGACACCAACATGATCCAGAACCCGTACGTCTGGGGACTCTTCCAGCCCGACAACCCCTCCCCCACTCGCGAATCAGTCGAGCCGGCGTTCACGGGCACACACATCCTGCCGGTGCCGTGGATGGAGCCGATCGATGTCAGCCGCGCGATCCTCTACCTGGTCGGCGAATCGGGCCGGTACATCACCGCCTCCACGCTGACCATCGACGCAGGCTTCATCGTCAAGTCGTGA